Proteins encoded together in one Rubripirellula reticaptiva window:
- the atpF gene encoding F0F1 ATP synthase subunit B: MLSVFGRPLVVLSLFLLVANFPSSFALADETVKAAEADHDHEGHDHDGDAADHADQDAGHADAGHSDEAGTPPLLQFDFGSAVCNLAIFLGVLAILSKFVWPVILGGLKAREDKIFGELTEAAKANAEAKALLDDYQSKIDEASTKVQSMLAEARKDSETAGQRIVDDAKAEAERQRERALSDIETAKKVAIADLAGQTSDMAIGLAKSVVGRELNSGDHAELIRQSLERLPSNN; the protein is encoded by the coding sequence ATGTTGTCCGTTTTTGGACGCCCGCTTGTCGTGCTGTCGTTATTTTTGTTGGTGGCTAATTTTCCGTCGTCGTTTGCTCTGGCTGACGAAACGGTGAAGGCAGCAGAGGCTGACCACGATCACGAAGGTCACGATCACGATGGTGACGCGGCTGATCATGCAGATCAAGACGCAGGACACGCTGATGCTGGACATAGTGACGAAGCCGGTACGCCGCCTTTGTTGCAGTTCGACTTCGGTTCGGCAGTCTGCAACTTGGCTATTTTCCTGGGTGTGCTTGCGATTTTGTCGAAGTTCGTTTGGCCGGTCATTCTTGGCGGGCTGAAGGCTCGTGAAGACAAGATTTTTGGCGAACTTACCGAAGCAGCCAAGGCGAACGCCGAAGCGAAAGCTCTGTTGGACGACTATCAATCGAAGATTGACGAAGCGTCCACGAAGGTTCAATCGATGTTGGCCGAAGCCCGCAAGGATTCCGAGACCGCTGGTCAACGAATTGTCGATGACGCGAAAGCGGAAGCCGAACGACAACGCGAGCGTGCGTTGTCGGACATTGAAACCGCGAAGAAGGTCGCGATTGCTGACTTGGCAGGGCAGACTTCCGACATGGCGATTGGCTTGGCCAAGTCCGTTGTCGGTCGTGAACTGAACTCTGGCGATCACGCCGAATTGATCCGTCAATCGCTCGAGCGTCTTCCTAGCAACAATTAA
- the atpH gene encoding ATP synthase F1 subunit delta, protein MTQSVKHDTVLDTGAEQLGKTYARALIGAAKNQGDGVAETIVGQLSMIVDQYLAGSPQLRTAFASPRVSQSEKNRIIDRIFGDELHPTLLRFLKVMVTRDRLGYIAAVRNAADTIFDDMMGRVVASVRTAVPLDDETRNQIANRLGSVMNAQIKLNESVDPELIGGMVIRIGDKVFDSSVKNRLDKLAVKARQGFSSKLLERFEHFTSE, encoded by the coding sequence ATGACCCAAAGCGTCAAACACGATACGGTGCTCGACACCGGCGCCGAACAACTTGGCAAAACTTATGCCCGAGCGTTGATCGGCGCAGCCAAAAACCAAGGTGACGGCGTCGCCGAAACGATCGTGGGACAATTGTCGATGATCGTGGATCAGTACTTGGCGGGCAGTCCGCAATTACGAACCGCGTTCGCGTCGCCTCGGGTCAGCCAATCCGAAAAGAACCGCATCATCGATCGGATCTTTGGCGACGAGTTGCATCCGACGCTATTGCGATTCTTGAAGGTGATGGTGACTCGCGATCGCCTTGGTTACATCGCAGCAGTTCGCAATGCCGCAGACACTATTTTTGATGACATGATGGGCCGCGTGGTCGCATCGGTTCGGACAGCAGTTCCGCTTGATGACGAAACTCGAAATCAAATCGCAAATCGACTTGGTTCGGTGATGAACGCTCAAATCAAGCTGAACGAATCAGTTGACCCTGAACTGATCGGCGGCATGGTCATTCGCATCGGCGACAAGGTTTTTGACAGCAGTGTCAAGAACCGACTAGACAAGTTAGCCGTGAAGGCTCGCCAAGGCTTTTCGAGCAAGTTGCTCGAACGGTTTGAACATTTCACTTCCGAGTGA
- the atpE gene encoding ATP synthase F0 subunit C: MFEMATLLAQEVVNSGLGTLGVGIGMGLAIVGAGLGIGKIGSSAVEAISRQPEAGGTIATQMLISAALIEGATVIALILLLIRT, from the coding sequence ACAAGAAGTGGTTAACTCTGGTCTTGGCACCCTGGGTGTTGGTATCGGAATGGGTCTGGCAATCGTCGGTGCCGGCCTTGGCATTGGCAAGATCGGCAGCTCGGCCGTTGAAGCGATTTCGCGTCAACCCGAAGCTGGCGGAACGATCGCGACCCAAATGCTGATTTCGGCTGCACTGATTGAAGGTGCAACGGTTATCGCACTGATCCTGTTGCTTATCCGCACCTAA